A genomic region of Xanthomonas fragariae contains the following coding sequences:
- a CDS encoding IS5 family transposase (programmed frameshift), protein MSRERFEHILPILEQARKRTKPRRVDMYEVWCAVLYVLRTGCQWRALPSDFPKWRTVHSYFAKWSECDDEGVSLLERALKKSQVGVARQKQERNIFSRFLIVDAQSVKNTDTAGQKGYDAGKKVSGIKRHIAVDTQGLPHAIAVTTAEVTDRKGALQALERCQSNLTHVQSLLCDSGYTGVAFAEGVREILGEQLTVQIAKRSELHTFKVMPKRWIVERSFAWLEKNRRLWKNCERKLNTSLQFIHLAFLALLLKRS, encoded by the exons ATGAGCCGGGAGCGTTTCGAACACATCCTCCCGATCCTGGAACAAGCGCGCAAGCGCACCAAGCCACGCCGAGTGGATATGTATGAGGTGTGGTGCGCAGTGTTGTACGTGCTGCGAACCGGTTGCCAATGGCGAGCGCTACCCAGCGACTTTCCGAAGTGGCGGACCGTGCACTCGTACTTTGCCAAGTGGAGCGAGTGCGACGATGAAGGAGTGAGCCTGCTGGAGCGGGCGCTCAAAAAATC TCAGGTTGGCGTGGCCCGCCAGAAACAGGAGCGCAACATCTTCAGCAGGTTCTTGATCGTGGACGCGCAGAGCGTCAAGAACACGGACACAGCCGGGCAAAAGGGATATGACGCGGGCAAAAAGGTGTCGGGCATCAAGCGGCATATCGCTGTTGATACCCAGGGGTTGCCCCATGCCATCGCGGTGACGACGGCGGAGGTGACCGACCGCAAAGGTGCGCTGCAGGCGCTGGAGCGCTGTCAGTCAAACTTGACGCATGTACAAAGCCTGCTGTGCGACAGTGGTTACACCGGAGTAGCGTTTGCCGAAGGCGTGCGAGAGATTCTAGGCGAGCAGCTCACGGTGCAGATTGCCAAGCGCAGCGAACTGCACACCTTCAAGGTCATGCCCAAGCGCTGGATCGTCGAGCGCAGTTTTGCCTGGCTGGAGAAAAACCGAAGGCTGTGGAAGAACTGCGAGCGCAAACTCAACACCAGCTTGCAGTTCATCCATCTGGCCTTCTTGGCGCTTCTACTCAAAAGATCGTGA
- a CDS encoding IS5 family transposase, whose product MKPRKPYSTDISDEEWAFAAPYLTLMDVQAPQRKYELRAMFNALRWIARAGAPWRLLPNDFPPWEAVYQQTQRWLQAGCFEAMVSDLRSLLRVAQGKKGQPSAVIFDARTLQSTCESGPRAGYDGYKRKKGSKVHMAVDTLGHLLAVQVTPANEQERAQVRSLAQEVQHVTGETVKIAFVDQGYTGQEPAQAATEEGIELQVIKLQEAKKGFVLLPRRWVVERSFGWANRFRRLARDYERLPETLAGLHFVVFTILMLGNAATLFQSS is encoded by the coding sequence ATGAAGCCTCGTAAGCCTTATTCCACCGATATTTCCGACGAAGAATGGGCCTTTGCGGCTCCCTATTTGACGCTGATGGACGTGCAGGCACCGCAGCGCAAGTATGAGCTACGCGCGATGTTCAACGCACTGCGGTGGATCGCGCGCGCCGGCGCACCATGGCGATTGCTTCCCAACGATTTTCCGCCCTGGGAAGCGGTGTATCAGCAAACACAGCGCTGGCTGCAAGCGGGCTGCTTTGAGGCCATGGTCAGTGATCTGCGCTCACTCTTGCGTGTGGCGCAAGGGAAAAAAGGCCAGCCGAGCGCGGTCATTTTCGATGCTCGCACGCTGCAGTCCACCTGCGAAAGCGGGCCGCGTGCTGGATACGATGGCTATAAACGCAAGAAAGGCAGCAAGGTACACATGGCCGTCGATACGCTTGGACATCTGCTCGCTGTCCAGGTGACGCCGGCTAATGAGCAGGAGCGCGCGCAAGTCCGATCGTTGGCACAAGAGGTACAACACGTGACCGGTGAAACGGTCAAGATCGCCTTTGTTGATCAGGGCTACACCGGTCAAGAACCGGCGCAGGCGGCCACGGAAGAAGGCATTGAGTTGCAAGTGATCAAGCTGCAAGAAGCGAAAAAAGGCTTTGTCTTGCTGCCGCGCCGTTGGGTTGTCGAGCGCAGCTTCGGATGGGCCAATCGTTTCAGACGGCTGGCACGCGACTACGAGCGATTGCCGGAAACCTTGGCCGGTTTGCACTTCGTCGTCTTCACGATCCTGATGCTTGGAAATGCAGCCACCCTCTTTCAAAGTTCATAA
- a CDS encoding IS5 family transposase, with amino-acid sequence MRTRRPAAEDRPADELFRSRLENQIDLRHPLARLSQRMPWTALEQALSSRLPATQAGGGRPALPVRLIAGLLYLKHAYDLSDEAVCERWLENPYWQFFTGEVVFQTRLPCDASSLTRWRQRLGEAGMEELLAHTINAAHAMQAVDARELSRVIVDTTVQEKAIAYPTDSRLLEVARKKLVLLAKRHGIGLRQSYARQGPALSRKAGRYAHARQFKRMQRVLRRQRTVLGRLVRDIQRKLDQVNTGVRERIAVWLERAQRLYTQRPKDKQKLYALHAPEVECIGKGKARQAYEFGVKVGIAVTACKGLVVGARSFPGNPYDGDTLAEQLEQTRGLLQDVSVEPTVAIVDLGYRGREVDGVQVLHRGKAKTLTRRQWRWIKRRQAVEPVIGHLKDDCRLRRCRLKGAQGDALHVLGCAAGYNLRWLLRWIAFLRAWMRAMRWSSLSTVPLSPTALGA; translated from the coding sequence ATGCGTACACGCCGTCCTGCTGCCGAAGACAGACCCGCCGACGAGTTGTTTCGTTCGCGGCTGGAGAACCAGATCGATCTGCGTCATCCGCTGGCGCGGCTGAGCCAACGGATGCCGTGGACGGCGTTGGAGCAAGCACTTTCATCGCGCTTGCCGGCCACCCAGGCCGGTGGCGGTCGGCCGGCATTGCCGGTGCGGCTGATTGCCGGTTTGCTCTACCTCAAACACGCCTACGACCTGTCCGATGAAGCGGTGTGCGAGCGCTGGCTGGAGAATCCGTACTGGCAGTTCTTCACCGGTGAGGTCGTGTTCCAGACGCGTTTGCCGTGCGATGCCAGCTCGCTGACGCGCTGGCGGCAGCGCCTGGGTGAGGCCGGGATGGAAGAGCTGTTGGCGCACACCATCAACGCCGCGCATGCGATGCAGGCGGTGGACGCACGCGAGTTGTCGCGGGTGATCGTGGACACCACGGTGCAGGAAAAGGCGATCGCCTATCCGACCGACAGCCGTTTGCTGGAGGTGGCACGCAAGAAGCTGGTGTTACTGGCCAAGCGGCACGGCATCGGATTGCGGCAGAGCTACGCGCGGCAAGGCCCGGCCCTGAGCCGCAAGGCAGGTCGGTATGCGCATGCGCGCCAGTTCAAGCGGATGCAGCGCGTGCTGCGACGTCAACGCACAGTGCTGGGACGGCTCGTGCGCGACATCCAACGCAAACTCGATCAGGTAAACACCGGCGTGCGCGAGCGCATCGCTGTCTGGCTGGAACGTGCGCAACGGCTGTACACGCAGCGTCCGAAGGACAAACAAAAACTGTACGCATTGCATGCCCCGGAAGTGGAATGCATCGGCAAGGGCAAGGCGCGTCAAGCGTACGAATTTGGCGTCAAGGTCGGCATTGCGGTCACCGCCTGCAAGGGATTGGTCGTGGGTGCGCGCAGCTTCCCGGGCAACCCGTACGACGGCGATACCTTGGCCGAGCAGTTGGAGCAGACACGCGGGTTGCTGCAGGATGTGAGCGTAGAACCGACGGTGGCGATCGTGGACCTGGGCTATCGCGGGCGCGAAGTCGATGGCGTGCAGGTCCTGCATCGCGGCAAGGCCAAGACGCTGACGCGACGGCAATGGCGCTGGATCAAGCGACGGCAGGCGGTGGAGCCGGTGATCGGACATCTGAAAGACGACTGCAGGTTGCGTCGCTGCAGGCTGAAAGGTGCCCAAGGCGATGCGCTGCACGTGCTCGGCTGCGCCGCTGGCTACAACCTGCGCTGGCTGCTGCGCTGGATCGCGTTTTTGCGTGCCTGGATGCGGGCGATGAGATGGTCATCCTTGAGCACCGTGCCGCTGTCACCGACGGCACTTGGCGCTTGA